Proteins encoded by one window of Aspergillus chevalieri M1 DNA, chromosome 6, nearly complete sequence:
- the ERD2 gene encoding endoplasmic reticulum retention protein (COG:U;~EggNog:ENOG410PKGJ;~InterPro:IPR000133;~PFAM:PF00810;~TransMembrane:6 (i38-56o62-80i96-114o120-139i151-169o181-201i);~go_component: GO:0016021 - integral component of membrane [Evidence IEA];~go_function: GO:0046923 - ER retention sequence binding [Evidence IEA];~go_process: GO:0006621 - protein retention in ER lumen [Evidence IEA]) yields the protein MNIFRLLADFSHLSSIFILLQKMKTSSSCSGLSFKSQALYLIVFITRYLDLFWSFTQSLYNTTFKILFIASSAYIIYLMLNDYKPTHDPNLDTFKVHYLLGFSALFALLFSHDYRISEILWTFSIWLESVAILPQLFMLQRTGEADTITTHYLFALGMYRALYIPNWLYRYFAEGRRFEPNPVVAGIVQTLLYSDFFYIYYTKVMKGKKFSLPV from the exons ATGAATATCTTCAGGCTATTAG CTGATTTTTCCCATCTCTCTTCAATCTTTATCCTTTtacagaagatgaagactTCAAGT AGCTGTTCTGGGTTGTCATTTAAATCACAGGCACTATATTTGATAGTGTTTATCACTCGCTACCTTG ATCTGTTTTGGAGTTTTACGCAATCGCTCTACAATACCACCTTTAAGATCCTGTTCATAGCGTCTTCGGCATACATCATCTACCTCATGCTTAACGACTACAAACCAACCCATGACCCCAATCTCGATACATTCAAAGTTCATTATCTTCTCGGGTTCAGCGCTTTGTTTGCCCTGCTTTTCTCACATGACTACAGGATCTCTGAG ATACTCTGGACCTTTTCGATCTGGCTTGAATCTGTCGCCATTCTGCCGCAGCTTTTCATGTTGCAGCGAACTGGAGAAGCAGATACCATAACTACCCATTATCTCTTTGCTTTGGGCATGTATCGTGCCCTCTATATCCCTAATTGGCTGTATCGTTATTTTGCAGAGGGCCGCCGCTTTGAACCCAATCCAGTTGTGGCAGGTATAGTCCAGACACTTCTGTATTCGGACTTCTTCTATATCTACTATACCAA AGTCAtgaaaggaaagaaattcTCGCTTCCTGTTTAG
- a CDS encoding integrase zinc binding domain-containing protein (COG:S;~EggNog:ENOG410PR37;~InterPro:IPR041588;~PFAM:PF17921) has translation MQNTEYTMNNFGRHDNDGHESYLIDQQIALPLPYSHSESHPFGPGGSYNLSQPALHSYTAQFGPAYAQQSISPSIQHLASHYPPGPSFPPTPDQAGLQHQSSQCINQSHYLQSAAYLPLREAHNETEIENQESKNERTMLSEAIFPAPEGFPNAEEFDRLINGYIHDLSAKKRDKALIHAQRAGHIKMILSDPKNTAVETAQFRFWAKKMFELRTTGVGSSNCMKMICHEGRPVAVREKLYKILTKAHLQCKHGGRDKTSAKVRTNYSWVPKELISRFVKICPTCQVRRRGLRPRSSGSQKRLGHRSSKQKKSSSPPTSRRGSALNSQTPSQAPQAEYLGQFDGHDDWMDGQQNDGRQGINSGPVETLSHFPNSISAALDPFGGEMAISASQLNYSVGYASGILKS, from the exons ATGCAGAACACAGAGTACACCATGAACAATTTTGGAAGACATGACAATGATGGGCATGAAAGCTATCTCATTGATCAGCAAATTGCCCTCCCTCTTCCCTATAGCCATTCTGAGAGTCATCCATTTGGTCCAGGCGGCTCATACAATTTGTCGCAGCCTGCCCTCCATTCCTACACGGCCCAGTTTGGCCCGGCTTATGCTCAACAGTCGATATCTCCTAGCATCCAGCACCTAGCTTCACACTATCCACCCGGACCTTCATTTCCACCGACTCCGGACCAAGCAGGGCTACAACATCAATCCTCGCAGTGCATCAATCAGTCCCATTACCTTCAGTCAGCGGCGTATCTGCCTCTGCGAGAAGCACATAACGAGACAGAAATCGAAAACCAAGAATCTAAAAATGAAAGAACGATGTTGTCAGAAGCGATCTTTCCCGCACCAGAAGGGTTTCCAAATGCAGAAGAATTTGATCGTTTGATAAACGG TTACATCCATGACCTTTCTGCCAAAAAACGGGACAAGGCCCTTATACATGCCCAAAGGGCAGGGCACATCAAAATGATATTGTCTGATCCCAAAAATACTGCAGTAGAAACTGCACAGTTCCG GTTCTGGGCCAAGAAGATGTTCGAACTTAGAACAACTGGAGTTGGCTCCTCGAAT TGCATGAAGATGATTTGCCATGAAGGGAGGCCAGTGGCCGTTCGAGAAAAGCTCTACAAGATACTTACAAAAGCACACCTGCAATGCAAGCATGGTGGCAGAGACAAGACATCAGCAAAGGTTCGAACAAACTATTCATG GGTACCGAAAGAGCTCATTTCACGTTTCGTTAAGATCTGCCCAACTTGTCAAGTTCGCCGTAGAGGGCTACGTCCTAGGTCCTCAGGCTCTCAAAAACGCTTAGGTCATCGTTCctcaaaacaaaaaaaatCCTCTTCTCCACCAACTTCAAGACGTGGGTCGGCACTCAATTCCCAAACGCCGTCACAAGCACCACAAGCAGAGTATTTGGGTCAGTTTGATGGCCATGATGATTGGATGGACGGTCAACAGAATGATGGACGGCAAGGCATAAATTCGGGTCCAGTGGAGACGTTAAGCCACTTCCCAAATTCGATTTCTGCGGCATTAGACCCATTTGGAGGTGAAATGGCGATATCAGCATCCCAGTTGAATTACAGTGTTGGATATGCATCCGGGATTTTAAAATCTTGA
- a CDS encoding putative cytokinesis regulator (Byr4) (COG:S;~EggNog:ENOG410PJWE;~InterPro:IPR034586;~go_component: GO:0005816 - spindle pole body [Evidence IEA];~go_component: GO:1990334 - Bfa1-Bub2 complex [Evidence IEA];~go_function: GO:0005096 - GTPase activator activity [Evidence IEA];~go_process: GO:0001100 - negative regulation of exit from mitosis [Evidence IEA]) — translation MEPLTLQLRHDNEETIECWDDDGDLQWHEDIQFRTASSATSVTSCSIRRSEHRDSISSRRSAKSDLESNAGGDDDWQVQLLENDDYATDDAIASAQSAGIPLPANVPKSALIGGTIKRLGRKKPRKNFADDWSEDVEFPDSEYTLKLKDPKERDFPEILRQVNSTATSPEKCSAPPSWDNDISGRLHSALAGLAGHRDDGDVADFQDVPTIKLPKIRTPRRATPVNNDTYETENEVENLDHDFELPPDDLPIRLDSQKFNANSSSQFPEDLDLDWSEGSIGVRLGGTARDRRSNPSSSVSIASPSLSSCLTGESEDDNLDGLVIPDEPLDLETSLRKLQGSSTAAQPHSGFIQNGHELMEADDFFCGIEIEGGDIFTSNASLNPNVKCKAECLGNPARRSATTIQFTNTSASPKTRIPRLSGHDRSHSTCLETVSESGAPLSNFQRSQQSRLGGHLSHSSLSSLPAPGSMLTSPTSQPAGRRLVGTRVSKDSLLAARAPAGKQSLRAKRSMPAMRGMYQNAIVPSSQGTVSHQDTKGQWFKMPVDRMNTNRRAQAPFIPAGASENQSHHITVKNHRHARSSNDVPCPRGSVSRLARLNRTDSVGNNSSSNADSETIAAKRTVTKPARRQNFGDGTELELFDDLPTSSSTESRFIKHASGRGAPRSLRSRLGQSQNMLFQKETPQSPTPVTALKTPDSTPRFARDTNASRNAREQRIASMNMKDRETSLLPSLGANWKAQSISCVSSNSSATLRNKKRRSVLPGNKPHLIKPMGMGVQGAKSMNGMRYNPITFRWEGNENLVQDFDNISPISPKPAPALITNVSAMQNVQVVGGMVFDPQRMCWLKLAPLQPGGNGLVAIQDEDDVFAGLDDLDDKGWSDDPGGRTSGAPDDLGPVASGDDRSGGESSDEWPITEEFDVGPEFVKRQRAEEEKWRRKVDKWVGLERRKLDDGWRWAIRDLVKSNGPFEADQFDDTGASHRRWQRRMGE, via the exons ATGGAACCGTTGACCCTTCAATTACGGCACGATAACGAAGAAACAATCGAATGCTGGGACGACGATGGTGATTTACAATGGCATGAAGATATACAGTTTCGTACTGCCTCTAGCGCTACATCTGTGACAAGCTGTTCTATTCGCCGATCGGAACATCGGGATTCAATTTCATCTCGTCGCTCTGCTAAATCCGACCTTGAATCCAATGCCGGCGGCGATGACGACTGGCAAGTACAATTACTCGAAAATGATGATTATGCGACCGACGACGCTATCGCATCTGCTCAAAGCGCCGGGATTCCATTGCCGGCGAATGTGCCCAAGTCGGCCCTGATAGGAGGCACAATCAAGCGCCTGGGACGGAAGAAGCCAAGAAAGAACTTCGCAGATGATTGGTCTGAAGACGTCGAGTTCCCAGACTCCGAGTATACGTTGAAATTGAAGGATCCTAAAGAAAGGGACTTCCCTGAAATTCTCCGTCAAGTCAATTCCACTGCAACAAGTCCTGAGAAGTGTTCGGCTCCGCCGTCATGGGATAATGATATATCAGGCCGCCTGCATTCTGCGCTGGCGGGGTTGGCGGGACATCGCGATGATGGCGATGTAGCTGATTTTCAGGATGTGCCCACTATCAAGCTCCCAAAAATACGGACACCTCGACGAGCAACGCCCGTCAATAACGATACCTACGAAACTGAAAACGAAGTGGAAAATCTCGATCATGACTTCGAGTTGCCTCCCGACGATCTTCCAATTAGGCTCGATTCCCAAAAATTCAATGCAAACAGTTCAAGCCAATTTCCAGAAGACCTCGATCTAGACTGGTCCGAAGGGAGTATCGGTGTCCGACTTGGTGGCACGGCGCGGGACCGGCGATCCAATCCTAGCTCATCAGTGTCGATTGCCAGCCCAAGTTTGTCGAGCTGTTTGACAGGCGAGAGTGAAGATGATAATCTTGATGGCCTCGTTATCCCTGACGAACCTCTGGACTTGGAAACATCTCTAAGGAAGCTACAGGGTTCGTCAACAGCTGCCCAGCCACATTCAGGATTCATCCAGAATGGACATGAATTGATGGAGGCGGACGATTTCTTTTGCGGTATCGAAATTGAAGGCGGCGATATCTTCACATCAAACGCGTCGCTCAACCCAAATGTAAAATGCAAGGCGGAATGCCTGGGAAACCCGGCACGTCGTTCGGCGACTACTATCCAGTTCACGAATACATCTGCGTCTCCAAAGACTCGGATCCCTCGTCTCTCAGGTCACGATCGCTCTCACTCAACTTGTCTTGAAACCGTATCGGAAAGTGGAGCACCTCTTTCTAATTTTCAGCGCTCACAACAATCTCGGCTCGGTGGTCATTTATCGcactcttctctctccagTTTGCCTGCGCCTGGTTCAATGTTGACATCTCCGACGTCCCAGCCCGCTGGTCGACGGCTGGTTGGGACGCGTGTCTCGAAGGATTCCTTGTTGGCTGCGCGTGCTCCTGCCGGAAAGCAATCTTTGAGGGCAAAACGGTCAATGCCGGCCATGCGCGGCATGTATCAAAATGCCATCGTACCTTCTTCCCAAGGCACAGTGTCCCATCAGGATACTAAGGGCCAATGGTTTAAGATGCCAGTCGACCGCATGAATACTAATCGCAGGGCTCAAGCGCCATTCATCCCGGCAGGTGCTTCAGAAAACCAATCGCATCACATCACCGTTAAGAATCACCGTCATGCACGTAGTTCGAATGACGTACCTTGCCCACGGGGATCTGTATCACGACTTGCACGGTTGAATCGCACTGATTCTGTGGGCAACAATAGTTCCAGTAATGCTGACTCAGAAACGATTGCCGCCAAGCGTACCGTCACTAAGCCAGCTCGTCGGCAGAACTTTGGCGACGGAACGGAACTGGAGTTGTTCGATGATTTACCCACGTCGTCCTCAACCGAAAGCAGATTTATCAAACATGCTAGCGGACGTGGTGCCCCAAGGTCCCTCCGAAGCCGGTTGGGCCAGAGTCAAAATATGTTATTTCAAAAAGAGACACCACAATCACCCACACCCGTTACTGCACTGAAGACCCCTGACTCCACTCCGCGTTTTGCGCGGGATACGAATGCCTCCAGAAATGCAAGAGAGCAACGCATTGCctccatgaatatgaaggaTCGAGAAACCAGCTTACTCCCGTCACTAGGCGCGAATTGGAAGGCTCAGAGCATATCATGTGTCTCTTCCAATAGCTCGGCGACATTgagaaacaagaaaagaagatcCGTTTTGCCTGGGAATAAGCCTCACTTGATTAAGCCGATGGGTATGGGCGTCCAGGGGGCTAAAT CGATGAATGGGATGCGTTACAACCCCATCACTTTCCGCTGGGAAGGGAATGAGAATCTGGTCCAAGATTTTGACAATATCTCCCCAATATCGCCcaagccagcaccagcacttaTCACCAATGTAAGCGCAATGCAGAATGTGCAGGTGGTGGGGGGTATGGTGTTCGATCCACAGCGCATGTGCTGGCTTAAACTAGCACCGCTACAGCCCGGAGGAAACGGGCTGGTGGCCATtcaagatgaggatgatgtaTTTGCTGGCCTTGACGACCTCGATGATAAAGGATGGAGCGACGATCCTGGTGGAAGAACTTCAGGTGCACCTGATGATCTTGGTCCTGTGGCAAGCGGAGACGATCGAAGCGGTGGGGAGTCATCAGATGAATGGCCCATCACGGAAGAATTCGACGTCGGTCCCGAGTTTGTCAAACGCCAACGtgccgaagaagagaaatggCGACGTAAGGTGGATAAGTGGGTGGGCTTGGAGCGCCGAAAGCTCGATGATGGATGGCGATGGGCCATCCGAGATTTGGTAAAATCTAACGGCCCATTTGAAGCAGATCAATTCGACGATACAGGTGCTAGTCACAGAAGATGGCAAAGGAGAATGGGAGAATAA
- a CDS encoding uncharacterized protein (COG:S;~EggNog:ENOG410PNZ3) — translation MPTEHNTTSSPQILRIPRTDDPDSYVLLRVIKSRSDLDIVATEGENPYTGYIKQTRLKDLRAKSYQGSDEEWARIVSYVFGQVSTVGKPEWCHGIEVSASVSDPENDEDKELSLTIRKRIQTITQRLGSISLKQDDEQAIELFDWLGIAAARAYASDERSSSLADRCRIAEDTIQQLTRQLEELTRAKIHHEDQLVANFAQLLNEKKLKIRNQQRLLASAKVDPVKVSEMQAVTSKDRNSTQKNRRLKRDVREISKEESDSGDGFEEMQVDHVGNQGREQDQEMDDEERSTPQPLEDEGDNGTTTDEESVPLHAEQNSSISNRPMLKNPAASPPRRELPFARRVPEKEEVQSQPYQAEDDAGSTAGETDDDEL, via the exons ATGCCAACAGAACATAATACCACATCATCTCCGCAAATATTGCGGATCCCTAGAACTGATGACCCCGACTCCTACGTGCTGCTTCGAGTTATCAAGTCACGCTCCGACCTGGATATCGTTGCCACGGAAGGAGAGAACCCGTATACCGGTTATA TTAAACAGACCCGCCTGAAGGATCTTCGTGCGAAAAGTTATCAAGGCAGTGACGAAGAATGGGCTCGGATTGTATCGTACGTTTTCGGACAAGTCTCAACAGTTGGTAAACCAGAATGGTGCCATGGGATCGAGGTCTCAGCCAGCGTTTCCGATCCTGAGAACGATGAAGACAAAGAGTTATCCCTGACTATACGGAAACGAATCCAAACTATAACA CAAAGACTCGGCTCGATAAGCCTCAAACAGGATGATGAACAAGCCATTGAACTATTTGACTGGCTTGGTATTGCCGCCGCAAGGGCATATGCCTCCGATGAGCGCTCTTCATCACTAGCTGATCGTTGTCGCATCGCCGAGGACACTATCCAACAGCTGACGAGGCAGCTTGAGGAGCTCACTCGCGCAAAGATCCACCACGAAGATCAGCTGGTTGCCAATTTCGCTCAGTTACTGAACGAGAAGAAGCTCAAAATTCGCAATCAACAGCGCCTATTGGCCTCAGCCAAGGTAGACCCGGTCAAGG TATCTGAGATGCAAGCGGTAACATCTAAGGACCGCAATTCAACACAGAAAAACAGGCGCCTAAAGCGCGATGTTCGAGAAATAAGCAAGGAAGAATCAGACAGTGGAGATGGATTCGAAGAAATGCAAGTGGATCACGTTGGTAACCAAGGTCGGGAACAGGATCAAGAAATGGACGATGAAGAACGTTCAACTCCTCAACCATtagaagatgaaggagacaatggcaccaccacagaCGAAGAGTCCGTCCCGTTACATGCCGAGCAAAACTCCAGCATAAGTAATCGTCCGATGCTCAAGAATCCTGCAGCTTCCCCTCCGCGAAGAGAACTCCCTTTCGCGAGGCGAGTCCCAGAAAAGGAGGAGGTACAGAGTCAGCCGTACCAAGCAGAAGATGATGCCGGAAGTACTGCTGGAGAGACAGACGATGATGAGCTATGA
- the NUO78 gene encoding putative NADH-ubiquinone oxidoreductase, subunit G (COG:C;~EggNog:ENOG410PH1J;~InterPro:IPR019574,IPR001041,IPR000283,IPR036010, IPR006656,IPR010228,IPR006963,IPR015405;~PFAM:PF10588,PF13510,PF00111,PF09326;~go_component: GO:0016020 - membrane [Evidence IEA];~go_function: GO:0008137 - NADH dehydrogenase (ubiquinone) activity [Evidence IEA];~go_function: GO:0009055 - electron transfer activity [Evidence IEA];~go_function: GO:0016491 - oxidoreductase activity [Evidence IEA];~go_function: GO:0016651 - oxidoreductase activity, acting on NAD(P)H [Evidence IEA];~go_function: GO:0051536 - iron-sulfur cluster binding [Evidence IEA];~go_process: GO:0042773 - ATP synthesis coupled electron transport [Evidence IEA];~go_process: GO:0055114 - oxidation-reduction process [Evidence IEA]) codes for MRPQLFRAAARSFRVPKVSSYPRTFATTAPRTAEVEVTIDGKKISVEAGSALIQACEKAGSTIPRYCYHEKLLIAGNCRMCLVEVERAPKPVASCAFPVQPGMNVKTSSPLVHKAREGVMEFLLANHPLDCPICDQGGECDLQDQSMRYGADRGRFHEVGGKRAVEDKNIGPLVKTSMNRCIHCTRCVRFMNDVAGAPELGTTGRGNDMQIGTYLEKNLDSELSGNIIDLCPVGALTSKPYAFRARPWELKHTESIDVHDALGSNVRIDSRGLEVMRIIPRLNDDINEEWINDKSRFACDGLKTQRLTTPLIRKEGKFVPATWEQALTEISSAQQKLQPSANEFKAIAGHLVDAESLVAMKDLANKLGSDNLALDQPGGSSPIAHGVDVRSNYLFNSKVYGIEEADAILLVATNPRHEASVLNARIRKQYLRSDLEVGLVGEKFDSTFDYEHLGVDISALKSVLSGQFGEKLASAQRPMIIVGSAAAEHPDAKAIFEVIGGFVDKHTNNFNTPEWQGYNVLQRAASRPAAYEVGFTTPSPEVAQAKPKMVWLLGADEVSQSDVPSDAFVVYQGHHGDRGAQLADVVLPGAAYTEKSGTYINTEGRVQMTRAATSLPGAARDDWKIIRAVSEFLGTPLPYDDIEALRDRMEEISPVMRRYDVVEATSLPLLSKIQLVEQNKGTQPTNAPFKKVIEDFYFTDSISRSSPTMARCSAAKATGNPETNFMAAGEMSPQALYG; via the exons ATGCGGCCGCAACTGTTTCGTGCGGCCGCCCGGTCTTTCCGGGTCCCAAAGGTCAGCAGCTATCCCAGGACCTTCGCGACGACTGCCCCTCGCACTGCTGAGGTAGAAGTCACAATTG ATGGCAAAAAGATATCAGTGGAAG CCGGTTCAGCTCTTATTCAGGCTTGCGAGAAAGCAGGCTCGACAATCCCGAG ATACTGCTATCATGA AAAGCTTTTGATTGCAGGCAACT GCCGTATGTGTCTTGTTGAAGTCGAGCGAGCTCCCAAGCCCGTGGCATCGTGTGCCTTCCCTGTACAACCGGGGATGAATGTCAAGACGAGTTCGCCTCTTGTCCATAAAGCGAGAGAGGGTGTGATGGAGTTCTTGCTCGCGAATCATCCCCTTGACTGTCCCATTTGCGACCAGGGTGGAGAGTGTGATCTCCAGGATCAGTCGATGCGTTATGGTGCTGACCGCGGCCGATTCCACGAAGTTGGCGGTAAACGTGCCGTCGAAGATAAGAACATCGGACCTCTAGTCAAAACTTCCATGAACAGGTGTATTCATTGCACACGTTGTGTCCGGTTTATGAACGATGTTGCTGGAGCTCCGGAACTTGGAACCACAGGCAGAGGCAACGACATGCAGATTGGAACTTATCTGGAAAAGAATCTCGACTCAGAGCTGTCTGGTAACATCATTGACCTTTGCCCCGTGGGCGCACTCACCTCAAAGCCTTACGCGTTCCGTGCTCGGCCCTGGGAACTGAAGCACACCGAATCCATTGATGTCCATGACGCCTTGGGCTCCAATGTTCGAATTGATTCTCGTGGGTTGGAAGTCATGCGTATAATCCCGAGACTCAACGATGACATCAACGAGGAATGGATCAACGATAAATCCAGATTCGCGTGCGACGGTCTGAAGACGCAGAGACTTACGACGCCGTTGATCCGCAAGGAGGGCAAGTTTGTTCCAGCCACTTGGGAACAAGCTTTGACCGAGATTTCGTCTGCTCAGCAGAAGCTCCAACCCAGCGCAAATGAATTCAAGGCTATTGCCGGGCATCTTGTTGATGCTGAATCGCTCGTGGCCATGAAAGATTTGGCTAACAAACTCGGGTCGGATAACCTTGCCTTGGATCAACCTGGGGGCAGTTCACCTATTGCACACGGTGTTGATGTCCGCTCCAACTATCTTTTCAACTCTAAGGTCTACGGTATCGAGGAAGCGGATGCTATTCTTCTCGTTGCTACCAACCCTCGGCACGAAGCGTCTGTCCTCAATGCTCGCATTCGCAAACAGTACCTTCGCTCTGACCTTGAAGTTGGACTGGTCGGAGAGAAGTTCGACAGCACTTTTGACTATGAACACCTTGGAGTTGATATCTCTGCTTTGAAGTCGGTCCTCTCTGGACAGTTTGGTGAAAAGCTCGCTTCCGCTCAGCGTCCAATGATCATTGTCGGTAGTGCCGCAGCTGAACACCCAGATGCCAAGGCAATTTTTGAGGTGATCGGTGGCTTCGTCGACAAGCATACCAACAACTTCAACACCCCCGAGTGGCAAGGATACAACGTTCTTCAGCGCGCGGCATCCCGCCCAGCGGCATACGAGGTTGGGTTTACTACGCCGTCTCCAGAAGTCGCTCAAGCGAAACCTAAGATGGTCTGGCTCTTGGGCGCGGATGAAgttagccagagtgatgttCCAAGCGACGCATTTGTCGTCTATCAGGGTCATCATGGTGACCGCGGGGCTCAGCTGGCTGACGTTGTCCTCCCTGGTGCGGCCTACACCGAGAAAAGCGGCACCTATATCAACACTGAGGGCCGCGTGCAAATGACTCGTGCTGCGACCTCCTTGCCTGGTGCTGCACGTGATGACTGGAAGATTATCCGTGCGGTGAGCGAATTCCTCGGTACACCACTTCCTTATGACGATATTGAAGCTCTCCGTGACCGTATGGAAGAAATTAGCCCTGTGATGCGGCGCTACGATGTGGTTGAAGCAACTTCTCTTCCCTTGTTGAGCAAGATTCAGTTGGTCGAGCAGAACAAGGGCACCCAGCCAACCAATGCCCCATTCAAAAAGGTTATCGAGGATTTCTACTTCACTGACTCTATCTCAAGAAG TTCGCCGACTATGGCTCGCTGCTCTGCAGCCAAGGCCACCGGAAACCCTGAGACGAATTTCATGGCAGCTGGTGAAATGTCTCCCCAGGCTTTGTATGGTTAA